GGATCCGCTCGCGCGCCAGTCCGGCGTCGTAGATCGGCTCCTCACGGCGGCGGGTGTAGTCCTCGATCGAGCACCCCGCGACCCCGAGCTCCCGCGCGGCGCTCACCGTCTCGGCAACGTCGGCCGGGGCGTCGGCGTACCCGTTCTCCAGGTCCACCGACACCGGCACACCGACCGCGCGCACCAGGTCCGCCGCATTGGCCAGCGCTTCCTCCCGGGTGATGTCGCCGTCGTGCCGTCCTAACGTCGCGGCGAAGCCGCTGCTCGTCGACGCGATGGCCGCGAACCCCAGCTCGGCGAGGATCTTCGCGGACCCGGTGTCCCATGCATTGGGCATCAGCAGCGGCGAGCCGGGACGGTGCAGGGCGCGGAACTGCTCGGCGAGGTTCTCGGCGGACATGGGCAGACGGTATCCGTCCGGGTGCTCGAACTCGCCGCGCTCGCTGCAACGAAGTCGGTGCCAGTCCTCCGGCTGGGCGGCGGTCGGCAGTCGGGCTGCGTGCAGTTTCCTGCTCGGACGACGGCGGGCCTGCTCACGCAATGGGGCCGGCCTCGGCCGCGGCCTTGTGCCCGGCCGCCTCCATCTCGAGATAGCGGCGCGTGAGCCGACCGGTGGCCGCCCTGACGAGCGGGGCGAGGAGCCCGTGTTGACTCACGCCAAGCACCAGCCTGCTCCGGTCCGCACCGGCGGGCAGGACTGTGTGCGTGGCCACCGTCGTCACTCC
This window of the Georgenia yuyongxinii genome carries:
- a CDS encoding isocitrate lyase/PEP mutase family protein — its product is MSAENLAEQFRALHRPGSPLLMPNAWDTGSAKILAELGFAAIASTSSGFAATLGRHDGDITREEALANAADLVRAVGVPVSVDLENGYADAPADVAETVSAARELGVAGCSIEDYTRRREEPIYDAGLARERIQAAAAAAGSLVLTARCENYLHGRPDLHDTLARLQGSQEAGADVLYAPGLTDLGQIRTVCAEVDRPVNVLLVRGGPTPAELADAGVARISVGGTFAWNALSGLIQAARELLAGDTAFLARALPARKVIDSAFG